Below is a genomic region from Pectobacterium polaris.
CAAAAGCGCCGAAGCCGGGCACAGAGCTGCTACTGGGCGATGACGAAAGCGTCAAAGCGACGATGGCCGCTCGCCACGATGCGCTATTCGAGCTGCATTTCGATGATTCTCGCGATGTCCTGTCGATCCTGAATGATATCGGCCACATGCCGTTGCCACCTTATATCGACAGACCTGATGAAGACGCCGACCGTGAGCTTTATCAGACGGTGTATAGCCAACGTCCAGGCGCCGTAGCGGCACCGACAGCGGGCTTGCATTTTGATGAGCCGATGTTGGCCGCGCTGCGCGAGAAGGGCATCGACATGGCGTTTGTTACGCTGCACGTGGGGGCGGGGACTTTCCAGCCTGTACGCGTCGATACGATCGAAGATCACATCATGCACGCCGAATATGCCGAAGTGCCGCAGGACGTAGTGGATGCTGTTCTGGCGTGCAAAGCGCGGGGAAACCGCGTAATCGCCGTTGGCACCACCTCGGTTCGTTCGCTGGAAAGTGCCGCGCAGGCCAGCCAGAACGCTGCTATCGAACCGTTCTTCGGCGATACCAAAATTTTCATCTATCCGGGCTATCACTACCGCATTATCGATGCGCTGGTGACCAATTTCCATTTACCCGAATCGACGTTAATCATGCTGGTGTCGGCCTTTGCCGGTTACCACAACACGATGTCTGCCTACCGTCAGGCGGTGGCAGAGCAATATCGTTTTTTCAGCTACGGTGATGCGATGTTTATTACGCATAACCCGATGGCCGAACAGGAAAAAGTGGGATAAACCCGCTTTCCACATAATAGGAACGCCACAGACCACGCTCTGTCAGGTGTTAATACATGATTACCATCAGACTGTTTTTCTGATGCTGGAGGCTAAGTGAAGTACGAATTACAAACAACGGACGGCCGTGCGCGACGCGGTAGATTGATTTTTGAACGTGGCGTAGTGGAAACCCCGGCTTTTATGCCCGTGGGGACGTACGGCACGGTGAAAGGCATGACGCCGGAAGAAGTGAAAGAGACCGGCGCACAGATTCTGCTCGGCAATACGTTCCATCTGTGGCTGCGTCCCGGTCAGGAAATCATGAAGCTGCATGGCGATCTGCACGACTTCATGAACTGGCACGGCCCGATTCTGACGGATTCCGGCGGTTTTCAGGTGTTCAGCCTCGGCGATATTCGCAAGATTACCGAACAGGGCGTGCATTTCCGTAACCCTATCAACGGGGACTCGATTTTCCTTAGCCCGGAAAAATCGATGGAGATTCAGCACGATCTCGGTTCCGACATCGTCATGATCTTTGATGAGTGTACGCCGTATCCTGCCGATTGGGATTACGCCAAGCGCTCGATGGAGATGTCACTGCGCTGGGCAAAACGCAGCCGTCAGCGTTTTGATGAGCTGGAGAATAAAAATGCGCTGTTCGGTATTATCCAGGGAAGTGTTTACGAAGATTTACGTGATGTATCCGTAAAAGGGCTGGTAGACATTGGCTTTGATGGGTACGCTGTGGGCGGTTTGGCTGTCGGTGAGCCGAAAGAAGATATGCACCGTATTCTGGAGCACGTTTGCCCGCAGATTCCAGAAGATAAACCGCGCTACTTGATGGGCGTTGGCAAGCCGGAAGACTTAGTCGAAGGTGTTCGCCGCGGTGTTGATATGTTTGACTGTGTGATGCCAACGCGCAACGCACGTAACGGGCATCTCTTCGTGACTGATGGCGTAGTGAAAATCCGTAATGCGAAGCATAAAGATGACGTCAGCTCGCTGGATGAACACTGTGATTGCTACACGTGTCGCAATTATAGCCGCGCCTACTTGCATCATCTTGACCGTTGCAACGAAATACTCGGAGCACGACTCAATACCATTCATAACTTGCGTTATTATCAGCGTTTAATGGCGGGTTTACGTCAGGCCATTGAAGAGGGTAAATTAGAGCACTTTGTGGTGGATTTTTACCAACGGATAGGCAAACCCATTCCGCCGCTTGCTGAAAAAGACGTTGCCACAAGCAACTGACAGCCCGTTTGCTATGAATTGCATTTTGCTGTGAAGCGTTTTCACGATTGTAAGGTTGATAACTTATCTTTTTGATAGCTTATCTTTTGACAAAAAAGAGGATATTTAAATGAGTCTTTTCATCTCCGATGCTGTAGCTGCAACCGGCGCTCCGGCTCAGGGAAGCCCGTACTCTCTGGTTATTATGCTGGCCGTTTTTGGTCTGATTTTCTACTTTATGATCCTGCGTCCTCAGCAAAAACGCGCCAAGGAACACAAAAAGTTAATGGATTCTATCGGCAAGGGCGATGAAGTCTTAACGACCGGTGGTCTGGTTGGTCGCGTAACCAAAGTGTCCGAAACTGGCTATATTGCGATTGCGTTGAACGAGACCAATGAAGTGGTTATCAAACGTGATTTCGTGGCTGCCGTGCTGCCGAAGGGCACGATTAAGGCCCTGTAATTTCCGATTTTCCCGAAGGGAACTGCCGTGTTAAATCGTTATCCTTTGTGGAAGTACCTGATGCTGGTCGTGGTGTTGTTTGTCGGCCTGCTCTACGCACTTCCTAACCTATATGGTGAGGATCCGGCGGTACAAGTTACTGGCGCGCGGGGAACCGCCGCCAGCGAAACGACGCTGATCCAAGTCCAGAATGTTTTAAAAGAACAGAACATTACCAGTAAGTCGATTGCATTGGAAAACGGTGCAATTCTGGCTCGCTTCTCTAACCCTGATGTTCAGCTCCGTGCGCGTGAAGCGCTCGTGAATGAGCTGGGCGAAAAGTTCGTCGTTGCACTTAACCTGGCACCTGCTACGCCAACCTGGCTGCGGTTGTTGGGCGCTGAACCGATGAAATTGGGGCTTGACCTGCGCGGCGGCGTTCACTTCCTGATGGAAGTGGATATGGATACGGCGCTGGGTAAACTACAAGAACAAACAATGGACTCTTTGCGCAGCGATCTGCGTGAGAAGAACATTCCTTATGCCTCCGTGCGTAAAATTGATAATTACGGTGTCGAAATTCGTTTCCGTGATGCTCAAACGCGTGATGAGGGCATCAACTATCTGACGACTCGTCACCGCAATCTGGTTCTCAGCAGCAGCGGCAGCAACCTGCTGCGCGCAGTGATGTCTGACGAACGTCTGCGTGAAGCACGTGAATACGCCGTACAGCAGAACATCAATATCCTGCGTAATCGTGTGAACCAACTGGGTGTTGCTGAACCACTGGTACAGCGTCAGGGTGCTGACCGTATCGTCGTTGAGTTACCGGGTATTCAGGACACGGCGCGCGCGAAAGAAATTCTTGGTGCAACCGCTACGCTGGAATTCCGTCTGGTCAACAGTAATGCAGATGCAACCGCAGCGGCGAACGGCCGTGTGCCGGGCGACTCTGAAGTGAAGAACATGCGTGACGGCTCACCTGTGGTGTTGTTCAAACGTGTGATTCTGACAGGCGACCATATTACCGATTCGACATCGAGTACGGATGAATATAACCAGCCTCAGGTGAATATTTCACTGGACAGCGCGGGTGGCAACACCATGTCCAACTTCACCAAAGACAGTATCGGCAAGCTGATGGCGACGCTCTTTGTGGAATACAAAGACAGCGGTAAGAAAGATGCGACTGGCCGTTCGATATTGGAAAAACACGAAGAAGTGATCAACGTAGCGACGATTCAGTCGCGACTGGGTAACAGCTTCCGTATTACCGGCATTGATAACCCGAACGAAGCGCGTCAGCTTTCTCTGCTGTTGCGTGCGGGTGCGCTGATTGCGCCGATCCAAATCGTTGAAGAACGTACCATTGGGCCAACACTGGGGATGCAAAACATCACTCAGGGGCTGGAAGCCTGTTTGTGGGGCTTGATCGCATCGATTCTCTTTATGGTCTTCTTCTATAAGAAATTTGGTGTCATTGCGACCAGTGCGCTGGTTGCTAACCTGGTGTTGATTGTCGGCGTGATGTCGCTGCTACCAGGGGCGACGCTGACCATGCCGGGCATCGCAGGTATCGTGCTTACGCTGGCGGTTGCCGTCGATGCTAACGTACTCATTAACGAACGTATCAAAGAAGAACTCAGTAATGGTCGCTCCGTGCAACAGGCCATTCATGAGGGCTACAAAGGTGCATTCAGTTCGATTGTTGATGCGAACGTCACGACGTTGATTAAAGTTATCATCCTGTATGCGGTTGGTACCGGTTCTATCAAAGGGTTTGCTATCACGACTGCGATTGGGATTGCGACCTCAATGTTTACGGCGATCGTCGGTACTCGTGCCATCGTTAACCTGCTTTACGGCGGTAAACGTATCAACAAGCTGTCTATCTAGGAGTGCGTTGTGGCACAGGAACAGGAATACAACATTGAACAACTCAATCATGGGCGTAAAGTCTATGATTTCATGCGCTGGGATACATTGGCATTTGTCATTTCCGGTCTGCTGATCATCGCTTCTATCGCGATTATGGGTGTGCGTGGTTTCAACTGGGGACTCGATTTTACCGGTGGTACGGTTATCGAGATCAACCTTGAGCAACCGATCGATCTCGATGTCCTGCGCAGTTCATTAGAGACCTCTGGGTTTTCAGAGCCGCAGGTGCAGAATTTCGGTAGCAGCCGTGACGTGATGGTGCGTATGCCACCCGTTTCTGGCAGCGAGAACGAAGCGCTCGGTAACAAAGTGCTGAAGGTGGTGAATGATACCTTCCAGCAGCATGCGACGGTGAAACGTATTGAGTTTGTCGGGCCGAGCGTGGGGAGTGATTTGGCACAGGCGGGCGCATTGGCGCTGATGTCTGCGTTGATTGCTATCCTTATTTACATCGGTTTTCGTTTTGAATGGCGTCTGGCGATGAGTGCGGTGCTGGCTTTGGCGCACGATGCGATCATCACGATGGGTCTGCTGTCTCTGTTCTCTATTGAGATTGACCTAACGATCATTGCGTCGCTGATGTCGGTAATTGGTTATTCACTTAACGATAAGATCGTAGTATCTGACCGTATTCGTGAGAACTTCCGCAAGGTGCGTCGTGGCACACCTTACGAGATTACCAACATTTCTCTGACGCAGACGTTGCAGCGTACCATCATCACATCAGCGACCACGCTGGCGATGATTGTGATCCTCATGGTCTTCGGTGGCGCCTTGTTGCATGGCTTCTCGCTGACGATGTTTATCGGTGTGATCATCGGTACGATCTCTTCTATCTACGTTTCTTCCGCTCTGGCGTTGAAACTGGGTATGAAGCGTGAACACCTGATCGTTCAGAAAGTGGAAAAAGAAGGGGCGGACCAACCGTCTATCCTGCCTTAATCTGCTGACTGTAAACATAAAAAACCCCGCATTGCGGGGTTTTTTGCATCTTAGCGTTGGGGAAATACGTTTACTAGGGGGACTCGGTTGCGGCAACAGGCGGCGGACTCTGTATTTCCTGAACCTGATGTAAACGAACAAAGCCGAGTTCTTCCGGCGGCAGGCCGCTCAGACGCAATTCAATAATCGCTTCGGCTTTTGGTAACAGAGTAGGGGAGACGACAAAGGACTGTGTTTGCGTATCGCCAGCTAAAGGCTTCCCACTCACGGGATCGAGCCGTCCCCAGTCAAGCTGTGCGCCAAAAGCCGGTAGCCCCTTCGCATCAAGCGTACGAATGTGTAGCAACGCGCTTGTTCCGTTCGCTTCAGTCTCGATATTGCGCAACGATACGTTGAGTCTGCCAATACTGCTTTCCAATACGGTGCTGGTTTGCGCGGCTGGCAGTAAATAAACGCCGGAGGTGGACTGGGAATTCAACGCATTTTGTCGCTCTAATGCAGTGGCCTGATCGGTCAGCGTTTGTAATTGCTGATTGAGTTGACCTATCTGGTTCTGCAATTTGGGCATCTGGCGCTGTTCAGCACATCCTGCGAGCAAAAGCAGTGCTGGCAGGAAGGTCAGTACGCGATATCGGGTTCTCATATCTGTGGTTCCCCTTTCGATGTTTTATTCATTGATCCGTTGATCCCTGTTGCTGAGTTTAGCTGCGATTAAGCCTAAGTCATAGGTGAGACAGCTTTTTTCATCCTATTACCGGGAGAGATGCGAAACCCTTCGCAACGTGGATCAGGAGTTTTGGTTAGTCCGTTAATTCAGGGTAAACTGTCGCTACGTTAAGGATTACTGGTCAGGACACATCATGCATTGCCCGTTTTGTTCCGCTGTTGATACCAAAGTCATTGATTCCCGTCTGGTCGGCGAAGGTTCGCAAGTCCGTCGTCGTCGGCAGTGTCTGGTTTGTCATGAACGCTTCACCACGTTTGAAGTGGCTGAACTGGTGATGCCGCGAGTCATCAAAAGCAATGAAGTACGCGAGCCTTTTAATGAAGATAAATTGCGTAGCGGTATGCTGAAAGCGCTGGAAAAAAGGCCAGTCAGTTCTGATGACGTCGAAATGGCGCTTAATCACATTAAATCTCATCTTCGTGCCACCGGAGAACGCGAGGTTACCACCAAGATGGTGGGGAATCTGGTGATGGAAGCGTTGAGAAAGCTGGATAAAGTGGCTTACATCCGATTTGCATCGGTGTATCGCAGCTTTGAAGATATCCGCGAATTTGGCGAAGAGATTGCGCGTTTGCAGGATTAAGTCGCGCCGACGCAATAGAGATAAGAGGTTCGGGAATGAGCGCTTTTCAGGAAAACGGCCACTTGCCGCAGGATGAATTATACATGGCGCGCGCGTTAGACCTGGCGCGCCGTGGCTGTTTCACGACCGCACCCAACCCTAATGTTGGCTGCGTGATTGTTCGTGATGGCGAAATTGTAGGTGAAGGCTATCATTTTCGTGCTGGTGAGCCACACGCTGAGGTGCATGCGCTGAGAATGGCGGGGGAACGTGCACGTGGTGCGACGGCCTACGTCACATTGGAACCGTGTAGCCACCATGGCCGCACGCCACCTTGCGCCGATGCGTTGATTGCTGCTGGCGTTTCCCGCGTGGTTGCTGCAATGCAGGATCCGAATCCACAGGTGGCGGGTCGTGGTTTGCATCGCTTACAGCAAGCGGGGATTGCCGTCAGTCATGGTTTGATGATGGCTGAAGCAGAGAAAGTGAATGTCGGTTTCCTGAAACGCATGCGGACGGGCTTTCCTTACGTGCAGCTCAAAATGGCGGCGTCTTTGGATGGGCGAACTGCAATGGCGTCGGGAGAAAGCCAGTGGATCACTTCACCGCTGGCGCGTCAGGATGTGCAGCGTTTTCGTGCGCAGAGCGCAGCGATTCTGAGCAGCAGTGCAACGGTGTTAGCTGACGATCCTTCTCTCACTGTACGCTGGTCAGAGCTGGGGGCCGATGTGCAGAAACGCTATTCAGAAGCGGATCTCAGGCAGCCCGTGCGGGTGATTGTGGACAGCCGACAGCGCGTCACGCCACAGCATCGGATTGTTAGTCAACCGGGTGAGACCTGGCTGGCGCGCGTGCAGGCGGACGAACAGGCGTGGCCGCAGGGCGTTGAACAAGTGATGCTACCGCAGCACAATGGCGGCGTTGATCTGGTGGCGCTGATGATGGTGCTGGGGAGACGGCAGATTAACTCCGTTTGGGTTGAAGCCGGGGCCAGTCTGGCCGGTGCGCTGCTTAATGCTGGCGTTGTTGATGAACTTATCGTTTATCTTGCCCCCAAACTGTTGGGTGAAAATGCCCGTTCGCTGTGCCTCTTGCCTGGGCTGGATCAGCTGTCTCAGGCACCGGAATTTGATATCGCAGACGTTCGCCAGATTGGCCCAGATTTGCGATTGCGCCTGAAACCTAAATTCTGATGTGTATGTAAATACGTGGTGCAGGTCCGACAAAACCGGATACGTGCCAACAAAAATTATGATAGAATCCGCCCCCTAGCGGGCCATAAAGACCAGATACAAGGAATGCTATGAACGTTATTGAAGGTGTTGTTGCTACTCCTGATGCCCGTGTGGCGATTGCGATTGCGCGTTTTAACCATTTTATTAACGACAGCCTCCTGGACGGTGCGATTGATGCATTGAAACGCATCGGTCAGGTTAAAGACGAAAACATCACCGTTGTCTGGGTGCCGGGTGCTTACGAACTGCCATTGACGGTTCGTGCGCTGACCAAAAGCGCGAAAAATGGCGGATATGATGCCGTGATTGCTCTGGGAACGGTCATCCGTGGTGGAACAGCGCATTTTGAATTTGTTGCTGGCGAATGTAGCTCAGGCCTGTCCTCTGTTGCGATGGACAGTGAAATCCCTGTTGCTTTCGGCGTTCTGACGACGGAAAGCATTGAGCAGGCGATTGAGCGTGCCGGTACGAAAGCGGGGAACAAAGGTGCTGAAGCTGCCTTGACCGCGCTAGAAATGATTAATGTATTGAAAGCGATTAAGTAAGCCTGATTAAGTAAGGGGAATTCCGTGAAACCTGCTGCTCGTCGCCGCGCTCGTGAATGTGCGGTTCAAGCGCTTTACTCCTGGCAGTTATCTAAAAATGATATTGCCGATGTTGAACACCAATTCCTGAGCGAGCAGGATGTCAAAGATGTCGACATTACCTATTTCCGTGAATTGCTGGCGGGTGTTGCCACTCAGGCTGAGAAGCTTGATCAACTGATGGCACCTTTCCTGTCTCGTCAAATTGAGGAATTGGGACAGGTTGAAAAAGCGATTCTGCGTTTGGCGATGTTTGAGCTGAGCAAGCGCGAAGACGTTCCTTACAAGGTGGCGATTAACGAGGCCATCGAACTGGCTAAAATCTTCGGTGCTGAAGATAGCCATAAGTTTGTGAATGGCGTGCTAGACAAAGCTGCTCCGAGTGTACGGAAAGGCAAGAAGTAAAACGAATCGAATCAGGGCCGGATATCCGGCCCTGATCGCTTTTGAATGATAGGCTGGCTGGAAAGGTTATGGTTGAAGGTGAGTTTGACCTTATTGCCCGCTATTTTAATCGGGTCCGAAGTTCACGTCGCGATGTTGAGTTAGGCATCGGTGATGACTGTGCGTTACTGACGGTGGCAGATAAGCAGATGCTAGCGGTAAGTACCGACACGCTGGTATCTGGCGTTCATTTCCTACCTGATATCGATCCCGCCGATCTGGGTTACAAATCTCTGGCGGTCAATTTAAGCGATCTGGCTGCAATGGGCGCCGATCCTGCCTGGCTTTCTCTGGCCATTACCCTCCCTAAAAGCAATAGCCAGTGGCTATCCGCGTACAGCGACAGCTTGTTTGAGCTGCTTGATTATTATGGTATGCAGTTGGTGGGTGGTGATACGACGCGCGGTCCACTGAGCCTGACGCTGACTATCCACGGTCTGGTGCCAGCAGGTCGGGCACTGACGCGTCGCGGAGCCAGAATTGGTGACTGGATTTATGTTACCGGTTCATTAGGCGACAGCGCGGCCGGTCTGGCTATCCTCCAGAATACACTGCACGTTGATGATGAAAAGGCACGTCAGGGATTGATCCAACGTCACCTTCGTCCTCAACCGAGAATTCTGCAAGGTCAGGCATTGCGCGATCTGGCCAGCTCGGCTATCGATCTTTCTGACGGCCTCATCTCCGATCTACAGCATATACTTAAAGCCAGCGAGTGCGGTGCGCGTATTAATCTGGACGCGATCCCACAATCTGATTGGCTGCGAGGCTGCGTCGATGAAGAACAGGCGTTGCGTTGGGCGCTATCTGGCGGCGAAGACTATGAGCTGTGCTTTACCGTGCCGGAAATTAACCGTGGTGCGCTGGAGCTGGCCTTGGGGCATCTCGGCGCTGACTACACCTGCATCGGGCAAATCGGGCCTTCCTCTGAAGGGCTACGTTTTTTCAGGGATAATAAAGCGACCGAGCTGAACTGGAAGGGGTATGACCATTTTAGCGAGCAAAACTGACTCTGCGAACAAGGCGAAAGGTGCTGAAGTGGCAAAACGCCGCTTACGGCTGAGTAACCCGTGGCACCTGATGGCAACCGGGTTTGGCAGCGGTTTGTCTCCCTGGATGCCGGGTACGGTAGGGTCATTGGCGGCGATTCCACTGTGGTATCTCATGTCGTTCCTGCCGCTTGAATTGTATTCGCTCTTGGTGATGCTGAGCATTTGTATCGGGGTTTACCTGTGTCATCAGACCGCGAAAGATATGGGCGTTCACGATCACGGCAGCATCGTCTGGGACGAATTTGTTGGCATGTGGATTACCCTGATGGCGATCCCGGTGGATAACTGGCAATGGGTGGCGGCTGGATTTGTCGTCTTCCGCTGTCTGGATATCTGGAAACCCTGGCCGATTCGCTGGTTCGATCGCAACGTGCATGGCGGTATGGGCATCATGATCGACGATGTCGTCGCGGGGGTGATCTCTGCGGGAATTATCTATTTTATCGGCTATCACTGGCCGATATTCTGACGTTACAACGCTATTGAACCGGGACTATGTTCCCCAGTTCAGAATCAACAAACCTATTTATCGAATGAAAACGGGAGTAACGGAATAGAAGAGTAAAGCGTTTGCGCCAGGGATGGCGCAAGCCGAGCGCACAGGGATGTGTTTACAGCGACTTTACGATCTATCCGTTACTCCCGCTCGACGAATTTTGTCAGCAACGATAACCGGGGCTATACGCCCCGGTTATCGTGAGTCTCTTATTCCATCCACTGCGTGATTCTGCGCTCGATGCCAGCGGCATCCAGACCCAGATCGACACGGATTTCTTCCTGCGAGCCTTGTGGGATAAAGACGTCCGGTAGCCCAATGTTCAGCACCGAGACAGCAAGGCGTTTCGCCATCAGGAATTCATTCACACCGCTCCCTGCGCCGCCCATGACCGCATTCTCTTCCAGCGTCACAAACGTGCTGTGAGACTGCGCTAGCTCTTCCAGTAACGCTTCATCCAGCGGCTTAACAAAACGCATGTCGACAAGCGTGGCATTCAACTTATCTGCCGCAATCTGAGCTTCCGGCAATAGCGTTCCGAAATTCAGAATCGCGATCGTTTCGCCCTGACGACGTACCACACCTTTACCAATTGGCAGTTCTGATAGTGGTGTCAGTTCCGTACCCGTACCGTTTCCGCGCGGATAGCGCACTGCCGTAGGGCCTTTCTGGTAGTGATAGCCCGTGTGCAGCATCTGGCGACACTCATTTTCATCGCTGGGCGTCATGATGATCATGTTCGGGATACAGCGTAAGAAAGAGAGATCGAACGCGCCCTGATGCGTTTGTCCATCCGCACCAACAATACCGCCGCGATCGATAGCAAACAGAACTGGTAGATTCTGGATCGCGACATCGTGGATGACCTGATCGTAGGCACGTTGCAGGAAAGTCGAGTAAATAGCGACGACTGGATGATAACCACCGACAGCCAGACCCGCAGCAAACGTTACGGCATGCTGTTCGGCAATCGCAACGTCAAAATATTGTTGTGGATAGTCGCGGGAGAATTGCACCATGCCCGAACCTTCGCGCATTGCAGGTGTGATCGCCATGAGCTTGCTGTCTTTGGCAGCTGTTTCCTGTAGCCATTGACCGAAGATTTTGGAATAGGTGGGTTGGGCACCTTCTTTGCTTTTCGGCAATGTGCCGCTGGCCGGATCGAATTTCGGCACCGCGTGCCAGCTGATCGGATCCTGCTCGGCAGGGGCGTACCCTTTGCCTTTCTTCGTCATAATGTGCAGGAGCTGTGGGCCTTTCAGGCTGCGCATATTTTTCAGCGTATGTGCCAGCGCCTGAACGTCATGACCGTCAACCGGGCCGATATAGTTAAAACCGAGCTCTTCAAATAACGTGCCTGGCACGACCATGCCTTTAAGATGTTCTTCGGTGCGTTTCACCAGCTCTTTGATAGGCGGCAGACCGGATAAGACCTTTTTGCCGCCTTCGCGCAGGCTGGCGTAGAGCTTGCCGGATAGCAGCTGCGCCAGATGGTTGTTCAGTGCGCCGACATTTTCTGAAATCGACATTTCATTGTCGTTCAGCACAACCAGCAGATCGGATTTGATGTCGCCCGCGTGGTTCATTGCCTCAAAGGCCATGCCTGCGGTAATCGCACCGTCGCCAATCACACAAACGGTACGGCGGCCTTTGCCTTCACGCTCGGCTGCAACGGCCATGCCCAGTCCGGCACTGATTGAGGTGGATGAATGCCCGACGCTTAATACGTCATATTCGCTTTCATCACGCCATGGAAAAGGGTGCAAACCGCCTTTTTGACGGATCGTTGAAATACGATCGCGACGGCCGGTAATGATCTTGTGCGGATAAGCCTGATGGCCGACATCCCACACCAGATGATCGAAAGGGGTGTTATAGACGTAATGCAGTGCAACCGTTAATTCAACCGTCCCTAACCCTGAAGCAAAATGGCCGCTTGAACGGCTGACGCTGTCCAGCAGATATTGGCGCAGCTCATCGCACAGCTTTGGCAGGCTCTCTTTTGGCAACAACCGAAGTTCATCCGGTGTTTCCACTAACGCCAATGTAGGGTACTTCGCGGTATCAAAACTCATTAGAGACTCATTAGGTAATTACTTATCGCGTTCAACGATGAAATTCGCCAGCGCTTGTAGTGGGGCAATATTCAGGGGAATTGAGCTGGATGCGACGAGATCGTCAAGCGATGCCAGTGATTCCTGATAGAGCTCCTGTGCTTTTTTTCGTGCGTTATCTAACCCCAGTAAACTGGGATAGGTGCTTTTACCTAGTTGCTGGTCTGCACCCTGACGTTTGCCTGTTGTCGCGCTGTCGCCAACAACATCGAGAATATCGTCCTGAACCTGAAAAGCGAGCCCAATCGCGTTAGCGTAACGATCCAAATGGGGCAACGCAGCGCGGCCTGTTTCACCGGCGGCCAGTGCGCCTAATCGGACAGCCGCGCGAATTAAGGCACCGGTTTTGTGGCGGTGAATCCGCTCTAACGCGGCCAGATCGACCTGATGGCCTTCCGCTTCCAGATCGAAAGCCTGACCACCGCACATGCCCGCAACACCACTAGCATGAGCTAATTCTGAAAGCATCGCCAGCCGATCGCGGTCAGAGACCTGCGGCATCGGTGCATCGGCCAAAATGGAGAATGCCAGCGTTTGTAATGCATCGCCTGCCAAAATGGCATTCGCTTCGCCAAACTTGATGTGGCAGGTTGGCTGTCCGCGGCGTAAATCGTCGTCGTCCATTGCCGGTAGATCGTCATGAATCAGTGAATAGGCATGGATACATTCGACTGCAGCAGCAGGCGCATCCAGACTCTCTAACGGCACGCCAAACAGTTCGCCAGTAGTATAAACCAGAAACGGGCGCAGGCGTTTGCCTCCTAAGAGTGAGCCATACTCCATCGCATTGACCAGTGGACTACTCTGAAAGGGGAGATCGGCGATGAAATGCCCCAACATATGGTTAGTGCGCTGGTAATGTGCATTCAGTTGCGTGCTGAAATCGGTCATAGCGAATCGTTATCCGGCGTAAACGGTGACAACGGTGCCTCGGGATCGTCGCTTAGCAGGATTTGTACGCGCTGTTCTGCCTGTTGCAGTTTTTGCTGCCCCTGACGAGCAAGCTGGATGCCATGCTCAAACTCATTTAGCGCATCGTCCAGCGGTAGTTCGCCTGATTCGAGGCGGGTAACGATTTTTTCCAGTTCGTTCAGCGAGCTTTCAAAGCTGACTGGCTGCTCGGTCTTCTTAGGCATAGTGGTTTCAGAATCCTGGTGTTATACGCCGTTGGCTTGTGGCGGCAGAGCGTGGTGTTGCGTGTGGTCATCTGTGGATGCGCAACAATTATACGGTTAAAGCGCACAGTATATCTTCATATAATGATATACTCCGCGCCCTGGATGCTATTGGTAAAATCATCTCTGTTCTGGCTGATTTTACCGATAACGTGATTTTAGTGCTCAGGGTAAATTTATTTACGCCTTTCTGACCAAGTAACGACA
It encodes:
- the pgpA gene encoding phosphatidylglycerophosphatase A, which gives rise to MTILASKTDSANKAKGAEVAKRRLRLSNPWHLMATGFGSGLSPWMPGTVGSLAAIPLWYLMSFLPLELYSLLVMLSICIGVYLCHQTAKDMGVHDHGSIVWDEFVGMWITLMAIPVDNWQWVAAGFVVFRCLDIWKPWPIRWFDRNVHGGMGIMIDDVVAGVISAGIIYFIGYHWPIF
- the nusB gene encoding transcription antitermination factor NusB; the encoded protein is MKPAARRRARECAVQALYSWQLSKNDIADVEHQFLSEQDVKDVDITYFRELLAGVATQAEKLDQLMAPFLSRQIEELGQVEKAILRLAMFELSKREDVPYKVAINEAIELAKIFGAEDSHKFVNGVLDKAAPSVRKGKK
- the thiL gene encoding thiamine-phosphate kinase, with amino-acid sequence MVEGEFDLIARYFNRVRSSRRDVELGIGDDCALLTVADKQMLAVSTDTLVSGVHFLPDIDPADLGYKSLAVNLSDLAAMGADPAWLSLAITLPKSNSQWLSAYSDSLFELLDYYGMQLVGGDTTRGPLSLTLTIHGLVPAGRALTRRGARIGDWIYVTGSLGDSAAGLAILQNTLHVDDEKARQGLIQRHLRPQPRILQGQALRDLASSAIDLSDGLISDLQHILKASECGARINLDAIPQSDWLRGCVDEEQALRWALSGGEDYELCFTVPEINRGALELALGHLGADYTCIGQIGPSSEGLRFFRDNKATELNWKGYDHFSEQN
- a CDS encoding SadB/YajI family lipoprotein; translation: MRTRYRVLTFLPALLLLAGCAEQRQMPKLQNQIGQLNQQLQTLTDQATALERQNALNSQSTSGVYLLPAAQTSTVLESSIGRLNVSLRNIETEANGTSALLHIRTLDAKGLPAFGAQLDWGRLDPVSGKPLAGDTQTQSFVVSPTLLPKAEAIIELRLSGLPPEELGFVRLHQVQEIQSPPPVAATESP
- the nrdR gene encoding transcriptional regulator NrdR yields the protein MHCPFCSAVDTKVIDSRLVGEGSQVRRRRQCLVCHERFTTFEVAELVMPRVIKSNEVREPFNEDKLRSGMLKALEKRPVSSDDVEMALNHIKSHLRATGEREVTTKMVGNLVMEALRKLDKVAYIRFASVYRSFEDIREFGEEIARLQD
- the ribD gene encoding bifunctional diaminohydroxyphosphoribosylaminopyrimidine deaminase/5-amino-6-(5-phosphoribosylamino)uracil reductase RibD, whose protein sequence is MSAFQENGHLPQDELYMARALDLARRGCFTTAPNPNVGCVIVRDGEIVGEGYHFRAGEPHAEVHALRMAGERARGATAYVTLEPCSHHGRTPPCADALIAAGVSRVVAAMQDPNPQVAGRGLHRLQQAGIAVSHGLMMAEAEKVNVGFLKRMRTGFPYVQLKMAASLDGRTAMASGESQWITSPLARQDVQRFRAQSAAILSSSATVLADDPSLTVRWSELGADVQKRYSEADLRQPVRVIVDSRQRVTPQHRIVSQPGETWLARVQADEQAWPQGVEQVMLPQHNGGVDLVALMMVLGRRQINSVWVEAGASLAGALLNAGVVDELIVYLAPKLLGENARSLCLLPGLDQLSQAPEFDIADVRQIGPDLRLRLKPKF
- the ribH gene encoding 6,7-dimethyl-8-ribityllumazine synthase produces the protein MNVIEGVVATPDARVAIAIARFNHFINDSLLDGAIDALKRIGQVKDENITVVWVPGAYELPLTVRALTKSAKNGGYDAVIALGTVIRGGTAHFEFVAGECSSGLSSVAMDSEIPVAFGVLTTESIEQAIERAGTKAGNKGAEAALTALEMINVLKAIK